Within Sphingobium sp. SCG-1, the genomic segment CGCGGATATCCCGGTGACCTATGTGCCTGCGCGCAACACGATTTTCCTCTCGCTGACGCTGGGCTTTGCCGAAGTCACGGGCGCGCAGGACATCTATATCGGCGTCAATGCGCTCGATTATTCGGGTTACCCCGACTGCCGCCCCGAATTCATCGAGGCGTTTCAGGCAATGGCCGCCCTCGCCACCAAGGCCGGGGTGGAGGGCAAGCCCGTGCGGATCAACGCGCCGCTCCAACATATGAGCAAGGCCGATATCGTCCGCGAAGCCGACCGTCTCGGGTTGGACGCGGGGATGAGCTGGTCCTGCTACGATCCCACGCCCGATGGTTTGCATTGCGGATCGTGCGATAGCTGCCGCCTGCGCGCCAAGGGCTTCGAAGAGGCGGGCCTGCCCGATCCGACCCGCTACGCCGTAAAGCCGTGATCCGATGAGCTATGCGGTCAAGGAAATGTTCCTCACCTTGCAGGGGGAGGGGATGCAGGCCGGGCGACGCGCGGTGTTCCTGCGTTTCGCGGGCTGCAACCTGTGGTCGGGGCGGGAAGTCGACCGCGCGACGGCCGTCTGCCACTTTTGCGATACCGATTTCGTCGGCACGGACGGCTTGGGCGGCGGCAAGTTCGCCGATGCTGCCCAGGTCGTGGCGGCGGTGGCGGGCTTCTGGGGCACGGGCATGGCGGGCCGGTACATCGTCCTGACGGGGGGTGAGCCGATGCTTCAGGTGGATGATGCGCTGGTCGATGCGCTGCACTCCGCCGGGTTCGAGATTGCGATCGAAACCAACGGCACGCTGCCCGTGCATCCCGGCATCGACTGGGTCTGCGTCAGCCCGAAGGCGGGAAGTGAGGTCGTGCAGACATCAGGCAATGAATTGAAGCTGGTATGGCCGCAACCGGGGAGCGATTACGAAGCCATGGAGCGCTGGTCATTTGCGCACTGGCTGATCCAGCCGATGGACGACATTCGTGGCGTCCAGAATGTCGAAGACGCGATCGCGTTCGTCATGGAGCGGCCGCAATGGCGGCTCACGCTCCAGACGCACAAGACATTGGGCCTGCGCTAAGGACCGTCAGCCGGCCGGCTTCTTGGCGGCCTCTGCATCCCAGCGCGCCTTACAACTGGTGAGCAACTTGCCCTTCTTCCAGCACTCGTCGTTAAGCGGTGGAATAGCGGCCGTATAGCTGGACCCCGGCGTGCCAAAGTAGCGCTCGCCGGTCAGGACCAGCGACTTCTTGAGTTCGCCCATGCGCCTGCGGGCAAGGTCGATCAGCGCGCCGCGATTGGCAAAGATCGCATCGCGTCCGATGGAACCCGCCGTCTGGCAGAAATTGCGCTGCGCCTGCACCGTCGAATAGCCGGAATAGATGCGCGTGCCATATTGATCGAGCGCCTGCTGGCCGGGCTTGCCCTTGCCAGCCGTACGCTGGAAATATTTGCCGAGGGTGTCGAAGGCTGTCTGCAACTCCTTGTTATGATGCGCGATCATGGCGTTGTAATTGGACACCGTCAGCAACGTCGGCTCGAAATCGCACTGTAGCGCCGCGACGTTCAACGCCGCGCGCAGGTTCCAGACGAGGCCCGCGTTCAGTTCATCAGGCGTCGCATCGGGCAGGTTCAGCCCCAGGCTCGGCTCAGCGCCAGTGACAGGCGGCGTGGACAGGTCCGGCGGCGACCAGAAGAATTGCGCCTGTGCAGGCTGGGCGGCGACGGCACAGAATAATGCTGTGGCGAGCAGGGCAGGGCGGATGGAGGGACGCATCACTCTTCACTAATCCTTGATTATCGGCGGCTTTTCGCCTGCACTATCGCAATGATGGCAGGCTGTCAGCGTCCCTGTGCAAGAACGCGACGAATGGAGCGGAAAAGCTTTACTGGTCCGCTATGACTTCAGTGTCGGCGGCGTTTCCTGCCGGTTCGGCTGCGTTCGCGCCAGCCTTGGACTTGGGCGCAGACGCCGCGCCACTGTCGTTGGAAGGCGTCATCGCCGTGCCTTCCGATTTTACCCCGTCCAGATCGGTCATGGCATCCGAAGCGGTGCCATCGACGACTTCAAGATCCTTCATCGCGACGCTGTTCGTGCTTTCGCTGCTTTTGCCTCCGCAGGACGCGAGCGACAGCGCCATGGCCGTAAACATTATGGTGCGTCGCGCGTTCGGCAATGACTTCATCCTGTGCTCCCGGAGGGCTATGCTTTGTGCGTGACCTTAACGGGCGGTTAGGCTTCGTCAAGCTCGTGGGTTTACGGGCAAGTAAGCTTACCGTCCGCATCGCCCAAGGCGAGCAAGGAATGCGCCGGAGCGTGCTTGAAGCGCGGAGTCGAAGTCGGATAGCGGCACATGCCTGCCTAGGGCGGCGAGGCTGGTGACAGGAAATTCCGCGATGCCACATGGCACGATGCCGCTAAAATGGGACAGGTCCGGATCGACATTGACGGAAAAGCCATGGATCGTGACCCACTTCCGAAC encodes:
- the queC gene encoding 7-cyano-7-deazaguanine synthase QueC, whose protein sequence is MSHQSNSFAVILLSGGLDSMVAGGLAREAGHRLFALTIDYNQRHRVELQAATRVASALNVMSHIVLPLDLSAFGGSALTADIAVPKGGVGADIPVTYVPARNTIFLSLTLGFAEVTGAQDIYIGVNALDYSGYPDCRPEFIEAFQAMAALATKAGVEGKPVRINAPLQHMSKADIVREADRLGLDAGMSWSCYDPTPDGLHCGSCDSCRLRAKGFEEAGLPDPTRYAVKP
- the queE gene encoding 7-carboxy-7-deazaguanine synthase encodes the protein MSYAVKEMFLTLQGEGMQAGRRAVFLRFAGCNLWSGREVDRATAVCHFCDTDFVGTDGLGGGKFADAAQVVAAVAGFWGTGMAGRYIVLTGGEPMLQVDDALVDALHSAGFEIAIETNGTLPVHPGIDWVCVSPKAGSEVVQTSGNELKLVWPQPGSDYEAMERWSFAHWLIQPMDDIRGVQNVEDAIAFVMERPQWRLTLQTHKTLGLR